Proteins encoded within one genomic window of Salmo trutta chromosome 11, fSalTru1.1, whole genome shotgun sequence:
- the LOC115202355 gene encoding zinc finger protein 583-like, whose amino-acid sequence MSDTVAFHAQLASIVEVLANAAVAEICKLVDDGHAALRLEISHSQKEIENLRRKLVLTKCQISRRGTERFGALRRTVHKHVDTNHVARGRGSFVGKSTGRLGYLKNRFDDIEGGNFMQDVTTDHNGGMQMAVMQEGTHVKMENLDTSTTEEIVQPVSEKAIVAEPGSSSSTETTDLLDQQGNRQRAPDTSLNIEPENQTFQHPASQYSRARHDHQVAECVTWETDHQPIEYSLSQWTENQETDNRTVNAPHNAGPDSKRLCEHPERRGVSGNSGVYMSALGSLDWVSDVVLLDSVPIKVEADMSSEWSITGQEVTSGEVCSDGRQLVDNRRRGGMESGQTKCPPDTQHAEQGRTVGPRSKFPDFNGLSNRNSFSSPRVTLHQVPQRGKPAHFLNFNRGSTSSSKGIEKQPQQLTSHSTKRYLRCSLCGKPFPQAYLSRHMRVHTGEKPYGCSHCTKRFSHSHQLKRHERVHTGEKPFQCVYCGKCFTQSCHMKKHLLVHTGGRPLDAVLP is encoded by the exons ATGTCCGATACCGTCGCATTTCATGCTCAGCTAGCCTCCATCGTCGAGGTTTTGGCGAATGCAGCCGTTGCCGAAATCTGCAAACTTGTAGATGACGGACATGCTGCCTTACGTTTGGAAATTTCCCATAGCCAGAAAGAAATCGAGAACTTGCGGAGGAAGCTGGTTTTGACAAAATGTCAGATTTCTCGACGGGGCACAGAAAGATTCGGAGCCCTGCGACGCACAGTTCACAAGCACGTGGACACTAATCATGTTGCCCGGGGAAGAGGGAGCTTTGTAGGGAAATCGACAGGCAGACTTGGATATT TGAAGAATCGTTTTGACGACATTGAAGGGGGCAACTTTATGCAGGATGTCACGACAGACCATAATGGGGGCATGCAG ATGGCAGTAATGCAAGAGGGAACTCATGTCAAAATGGAGAACCTTGACACCAGTACAACAGaag AGATTGTCCAACCGGTCAGTGAGAAGGCCATTGTGGCAGAACCAGGTTCTTCATCATCTACTGAAACCACAGACCTTCTGGACCAGCAGGGCAACAGACAGAGAGCTCCAGACACCTCACTCAATATAGAACCTGAAAACCAGACGTTCCAGCATCCAGCATCACAATACAGCAGAGCAAGACATGACCATCAGGTTGCTGAGTGTGTGACCTGGGAAACTGACCATCAACCCATAGAATACAGCCTGTCCCAATGGACAGAGAACCAAGAGACTGACAACCGAACTGTGAATGCTCCTCACAATGCAGGGCCAGACTCCAAAAGGCTATGTGAACatccagagaggagaggggtgtctGGTAACTCTGGGGTCTACATGTCTGCTTTGGGCTCTCTGGACTGGGTGTCTGATGTGGTGCTGCTGGACTCAGTTCCCATTAAAGTGGAGGCAGATATGAGTTCAGAATGGAGCATAACTGGCCAAGAGGTGACATCTGGAGAGGTCTGTTCAGACGGCAGGCAGCTTGTGGACAACAGAAGAAGAGGGGGAATGGAATCTGGACAGACAAAGTGTCCCCCTGACACTCAACATGCTGAACAAGGGAGAACTGTAGGACCAAGGTCCAAGTTTCCAGATTTCAATGGACTGTCCAACCGAAACAGCTTTTCATCCCCAAGGGTTACCCTCCACCAGGTTCCCCAAAGAGGGAAGCCAGCCCACTTCCTGAATTTCAACAGAGGCTCCACTTCTTCGTCAAAAGGCATAGAAAAGCAGCCACAACAGCTAACGTCTCACTCCACCAAGAGATATCTCCGGTGCAGCCTCTGCGGGAAGCCCTTCCCCCAGGCATACCTAAGCAGGCACATGCGGGTCCATACGGGGGAGAAACCGTATGGCTGCAGCCACTGCACCAAGCGCTTCTCCCACAGCCACCAGCTGAAGAGGCATGAGAGGGTGCACACCGGAGAGAAACCGTTTCAATGTGTCTACTGCGGGAAGTGCTTCACTCAGTCCTGCCACATGAAGAAGCACCTCCTCGTCCACACTGGTGGCAGGCCACTGGACGCTGTGCTGCCCTGA
- the LOC115202358 gene encoding zinc finger protein 574-like isoform X1, whose product MCDSVAFHAQLASIIEVLANAAVTEICKLVDDGHAALRLEISHSQKEIDNLRRKLLLTKYQNSQRSTEKFGALRRTVHRRDTDLVARARESFVGKSTGRHEYLENRFSYSEGDNFTKDVTNWKDSRRTATDQDGCMQMADMQESPLIKMENLGTSRTEEIVQLVSEKVMEGEPGYSSSTETTDLLDQQGNRHRAPDTSLNIEPENQTFQHPASQYNRARQDHQVAEGVTWETDHQPIAYSLSQWTENQETDNPTVNAPHNAGPDSKRLCEHPERRGVSGNSGVCMSALGSLDWVSDVVLVDSVPIKVEADMSSEWSITGQEVTSGEVCSDGRQLVDNRRRGGMESGQTKCPNDTEHTEQGTTVGSMSKMPDFNGLSNRNSFSSPRVTLHQVPQRGKQAPFLNFNRGSTSSSKGIEKQPQQLTSHSTKRQLRCSLCGKLFPQPAQLRSHMRVHTGEKPYGCSHCTKRFSHRHQLKMHERVHTGEKPFNCVYCGKCFTQSSHMKRHLLVHTGGRPQDVVLP is encoded by the exons ATGTGCGATAGCGTCGCCTTTCATGCTCAGCTAGCTTCAATAATTGAGGTTTTGGCGAATGCAGCCGTTACCGAAATCTGCAAACTTGTAGATGACGGCCATGCTGCCTTACGTTTGGAAATTTCACATAGTCAGAAAGAAATCGATAACCTGCGGAGGAAGCTGCTTTTGACAAAATACCAGAATTCTCAACGGAGCACAGAGAAATTCGGAGCCCTGCGACGCACAGTTCACAGGCGCGACACAGATCTTGTTGCCCGAGCAAGAGAGAGCTTCGTTGGAAAGTCAACAGGCAGACATGAATATT TGGAGAATCGTTTTTCCTACAGTGAAGGGGACAACTTTACAAAGGATGTCACGAACTGGAAAGACTCCAGACGCACAGCGACAGACCAGGATGGATGCATGCAG ATGGCAGATATGCAAGAGTCACCTCTTATCAAAATGGAGAACCTTGGCACCAGCAGAACAGAAG AGATTGTCCAACTGGTCAGTGAGAAGGTAATGGAGGGTGAACCAGGTTATTCGTCATCTACTGAAACCACAGACCTTCTGGACCAGCAGGGCAACAGACACAGAGCTCCAGACACCTCACTCAATATAGAACCTGAAAACCAGACGTTCCAGCATCCAGCATCACAATACAACAGAGCAAGACAGGACCATCAGGTTGCTGAGGGTGTGACCTGGGAAACTGACCATCAACCCATAGCATACAGCCTGTCTCAATGGACAGAGAACCAAGAGACTGACAACCCAACTGTGAATGCTCCTCACAATGCAGGGCCAGACTCCAAAAGGCTGTGTGAACatccagagaggagaggggtgtctGGTAACTCTGGGGTCTGCATGTCTGCTTTGGGCTCTCTGGACTGGGTGTCTGATGTGGTGCTGGTGGACTCAGTTCCCATTAAAGTGGAGGCAGATATGAGTTCAGAATGGAGCATAACTGGCCAAGAGGTGACATCTGGAGAGGTCTGTTCAGATGGCAGGCAGCTTGTGGACAACAGAAGAAGAGGGGGAATGGAGTCTGGACAGACAAAGTGTCCCAATGACACTGAACACACAGAGCAAGGGACAACTGTAGGATCAATGTCCAAGATGCCAGATTTCAATGGACTGTCCAACCGAAACAGCTTTTCATCCCCAAGGGTCACTCTCCACCAGGTTCCCCAAAGAGGGAAGCAAGCTCCCTTCCTGAATTTCAACAGAGGCTCCACTTCTTCATCAAAAGGCATAGAAAAGCAGCCACAACAGCTGACGTCTCACTCCACCAAGAGGCAGCTCCGGTGCAGCCTCTGTGGAAAGCTCTTCCCTCAGCCAGCGCAACTGCGGAGTCATATGCGGGTCCATACGGGGGAGAAACCGTACGGCTGCAGCCACTGCACCAAGCGCTTCTCCCACAGGCACCAGCTGAAGATGCATGAGAGGGTGCACaccggagagaaaccatttaactGTGTCTACTGCGGGAAGTGCTTCACCCAGTCCAGTCACATGAAGAGGCACCTCCTCGTCCACACTGGTGGCAGGCCACAGGACGTTGTGCTGCCCTAA
- the LOC115202358 gene encoding zinc finger protein 420-like isoform X2, giving the protein MQMADMQESPLIKMENLGTSRTEEIVQLVSEKVMEGEPGYSSSTETTDLLDQQGNRHRAPDTSLNIEPENQTFQHPASQYNRARQDHQVAEGVTWETDHQPIAYSLSQWTENQETDNPTVNAPHNAGPDSKRLCEHPERRGVSGNSGVCMSALGSLDWVSDVVLVDSVPIKVEADMSSEWSITGQEVTSGEVCSDGRQLVDNRRRGGMESGQTKCPNDTEHTEQGTTVGSMSKMPDFNGLSNRNSFSSPRVTLHQVPQRGKQAPFLNFNRGSTSSSKGIEKQPQQLTSHSTKRQLRCSLCGKLFPQPAQLRSHMRVHTGEKPYGCSHCTKRFSHRHQLKMHERVHTGEKPFNCVYCGKCFTQSSHMKRHLLVHTGGRPQDVVLP; this is encoded by the exons ATGCAG ATGGCAGATATGCAAGAGTCACCTCTTATCAAAATGGAGAACCTTGGCACCAGCAGAACAGAAG AGATTGTCCAACTGGTCAGTGAGAAGGTAATGGAGGGTGAACCAGGTTATTCGTCATCTACTGAAACCACAGACCTTCTGGACCAGCAGGGCAACAGACACAGAGCTCCAGACACCTCACTCAATATAGAACCTGAAAACCAGACGTTCCAGCATCCAGCATCACAATACAACAGAGCAAGACAGGACCATCAGGTTGCTGAGGGTGTGACCTGGGAAACTGACCATCAACCCATAGCATACAGCCTGTCTCAATGGACAGAGAACCAAGAGACTGACAACCCAACTGTGAATGCTCCTCACAATGCAGGGCCAGACTCCAAAAGGCTGTGTGAACatccagagaggagaggggtgtctGGTAACTCTGGGGTCTGCATGTCTGCTTTGGGCTCTCTGGACTGGGTGTCTGATGTGGTGCTGGTGGACTCAGTTCCCATTAAAGTGGAGGCAGATATGAGTTCAGAATGGAGCATAACTGGCCAAGAGGTGACATCTGGAGAGGTCTGTTCAGATGGCAGGCAGCTTGTGGACAACAGAAGAAGAGGGGGAATGGAGTCTGGACAGACAAAGTGTCCCAATGACACTGAACACACAGAGCAAGGGACAACTGTAGGATCAATGTCCAAGATGCCAGATTTCAATGGACTGTCCAACCGAAACAGCTTTTCATCCCCAAGGGTCACTCTCCACCAGGTTCCCCAAAGAGGGAAGCAAGCTCCCTTCCTGAATTTCAACAGAGGCTCCACTTCTTCATCAAAAGGCATAGAAAAGCAGCCACAACAGCTGACGTCTCACTCCACCAAGAGGCAGCTCCGGTGCAGCCTCTGTGGAAAGCTCTTCCCTCAGCCAGCGCAACTGCGGAGTCATATGCGGGTCCATACGGGGGAGAAACCGTACGGCTGCAGCCACTGCACCAAGCGCTTCTCCCACAGGCACCAGCTGAAGATGCATGAGAGGGTGCACaccggagagaaaccatttaactGTGTCTACTGCGGGAAGTGCTTCACCCAGTCCAGTCACATGAAGAGGCACCTCCTCGTCCACACTGGTGGCAGGCCACAGGACGTTGTGCTGCCCTAA
- the LOC115202359 gene encoding zinc finger protein 574 isoform X1 — protein MYDTVAFNAQLASIVEVLANAAVAEICKLVDEGHAALRLEISHSQREIDNLRRKLLLTKLQHSRRSAEKFGTLRHTISRRDTDLVARARGSFQVENRCADRKGGHFTQDATNWRDAGRTATDKDGGMQMADMQEVPLIKMEDLDTSSPEEIVQLVSESSEKIVPEPGSLSSTETTDPLDQQGNRHKAPDTSLNIEPENQMFQHPASQYNRARQDHQVAEGVTWETDHQPISYSLSQWTENQETDIRTVNAPHNLEPDSKRLCEHPERRGVSGNSGVCMSALGSLDWVPDVVMVDSVPIKVEADMSSEWSITGQEVTSGEVCSDGRQLVDNRRRGGMESGQTKCPPDTQHAEQGRTVGSRSKLPDFNGLSTQNSFSPRVTLHQVPQRGKPAPFLNFNISATSSSKGIEKQPQQLTSHSTQRQLRCSLCGKLFPKPAHLQRHMRVHTGEKPYGCSHCTKRFSHSHQLKMHERVHTGEKPFQCVYCGKCFTQSGHMKKHLLVHTGGRPLDAVLP, from the exons ATGTACGATACAGTCGCCTTTAACGCTCAGCTAGCCTCCATCGTCGAGGTTTTGGCGAATGCAGCCGTTGCCGAAATCTGCAAACTTGTAGATGAAGGACATGCTGCCTTACGTTTGGAAATTTCACATAGCCAGAGAGAAATCGATAATCTGCGGAGGAAATTGCTGCTGACAAAATTACAGCATTCTCGACGAAGCGCAGAGAAATTCGGAACCCTTCGACACACGATAAGCAGGCGGGACACAGATCTTGTTGCCCGGGCAAGAGGGAGCTTCCAAG TGGAGAATCGCTGTGCCGACCGTAAAGGGGGACATTTTACGCAGGATGCCACCAACTGGAGAGACGCAGGACGCACAGCGACAGACAAGGATGGGGGCATGCAG ATGGCAGATATGCAAGAGGTGCCTCTTATCAAAATGGAGGACCTTGACACTAGCAGCCCGGAAG AGATTGTCCAACTGGTCAGTGAGAGCAGTGAGAAGATTGTGCCAGAACCAGGTTCTTTGTCATCTACTGAAACCACAGACCCTCTGGACCAGCAGGGCAACAGACACAAAGCTCCAGACACCTCACTCAATATAGAACCTGAAAACCAGATGTTCCAGCATCCAGCGTCACAATATAACAGAGCAAGACAGGACCATCAGGTTGCTGAGGGTGTGACCTGGGAAACTGACCATCAACCCATATCATACAGCCTGTCTCAATGGACAGAGAACCAAGAGACTGACATCCGAACTGTGAATGCGCCTCACAATTTAGAGCCAGACTCCAAAAGGCTGTGTGAACatccagagaggagaggggtgtctGGTAACTCTGGGGTCTGCATGTCTGCTTTGGGGTCTCTGGACTGGGTGCCTGATGTGGTGATGGTGGACTCAGTTCCCATTAAAGTGGAGGCAGATATGAGTTCAGAATGGAGCATAACTGGCCAAGAGGTGACATCTGGAGAGGTCTGTTCAGACGGCAGGCAGCTTGTGGACAACAGAAGAAGAGGGGGAATGGAATCTGGACAGACAAAGTGTCCCCCTGACACTCAACATGCTGAACAAGGGAGAACTGTAGGATCAAGGTCCAAGTTGCCAGATTTCAACGGACTGTCCACCCAAAACAGCTTTTCCCCAAGAGTTACTCTCCACCAGGTTCCCCAAAGAGGGAAGCCAGCCCCCTTCCTGAATTTCAACATAAGCGCCACTTCTTCATCGAAAGGCATAGAAAAGCAGCCACAACAGCTAACGTCTCACTCCACCCAGAGGCAGCTCCGGTGCAGCCTCTGTGGAAAGCTCTTCCCCAAGCCGGCGCACCTGCAGAGGCACATGCGGGTCCATACGGGGGAGAAACCGTACGGCTGCAGCCACTGCACCAAGCGCTTCTCCCACAGCCACCAGCTGAAGATGCATGAGAGGGTGCACACCGGAGAGAAACCGTTTCAATGTGTCTACTGTGGGAAGTGCTTCACCCAGTCCGGCCACATGAAGAAGCACCTCCTTGTCCACACTGGCGGCAGGCCACTGGACGCTGTGCTGCCCTGA
- the LOC115202359 gene encoding zinc finger protein 574 isoform X2, translating to MIQQQVAMLEVENRCADRKGGHFTQDATNWRDAGRTATDKDGGMQMADMQEVPLIKMEDLDTSSPEEIVQLVSESSEKIVPEPGSLSSTETTDPLDQQGNRHKAPDTSLNIEPENQMFQHPASQYNRARQDHQVAEGVTWETDHQPISYSLSQWTENQETDIRTVNAPHNLEPDSKRLCEHPERRGVSGNSGVCMSALGSLDWVPDVVMVDSVPIKVEADMSSEWSITGQEVTSGEVCSDGRQLVDNRRRGGMESGQTKCPPDTQHAEQGRTVGSRSKLPDFNGLSTQNSFSPRVTLHQVPQRGKPAPFLNFNISATSSSKGIEKQPQQLTSHSTQRQLRCSLCGKLFPKPAHLQRHMRVHTGEKPYGCSHCTKRFSHSHQLKMHERVHTGEKPFQCVYCGKCFTQSGHMKKHLLVHTGGRPLDAVLP from the exons ATGATTCAGCAGCAGGTGGCAATGTTGGAAG TGGAGAATCGCTGTGCCGACCGTAAAGGGGGACATTTTACGCAGGATGCCACCAACTGGAGAGACGCAGGACGCACAGCGACAGACAAGGATGGGGGCATGCAG ATGGCAGATATGCAAGAGGTGCCTCTTATCAAAATGGAGGACCTTGACACTAGCAGCCCGGAAG AGATTGTCCAACTGGTCAGTGAGAGCAGTGAGAAGATTGTGCCAGAACCAGGTTCTTTGTCATCTACTGAAACCACAGACCCTCTGGACCAGCAGGGCAACAGACACAAAGCTCCAGACACCTCACTCAATATAGAACCTGAAAACCAGATGTTCCAGCATCCAGCGTCACAATATAACAGAGCAAGACAGGACCATCAGGTTGCTGAGGGTGTGACCTGGGAAACTGACCATCAACCCATATCATACAGCCTGTCTCAATGGACAGAGAACCAAGAGACTGACATCCGAACTGTGAATGCGCCTCACAATTTAGAGCCAGACTCCAAAAGGCTGTGTGAACatccagagaggagaggggtgtctGGTAACTCTGGGGTCTGCATGTCTGCTTTGGGGTCTCTGGACTGGGTGCCTGATGTGGTGATGGTGGACTCAGTTCCCATTAAAGTGGAGGCAGATATGAGTTCAGAATGGAGCATAACTGGCCAAGAGGTGACATCTGGAGAGGTCTGTTCAGACGGCAGGCAGCTTGTGGACAACAGAAGAAGAGGGGGAATGGAATCTGGACAGACAAAGTGTCCCCCTGACACTCAACATGCTGAACAAGGGAGAACTGTAGGATCAAGGTCCAAGTTGCCAGATTTCAACGGACTGTCCACCCAAAACAGCTTTTCCCCAAGAGTTACTCTCCACCAGGTTCCCCAAAGAGGGAAGCCAGCCCCCTTCCTGAATTTCAACATAAGCGCCACTTCTTCATCGAAAGGCATAGAAAAGCAGCCACAACAGCTAACGTCTCACTCCACCCAGAGGCAGCTCCGGTGCAGCCTCTGTGGAAAGCTCTTCCCCAAGCCGGCGCACCTGCAGAGGCACATGCGGGTCCATACGGGGGAGAAACCGTACGGCTGCAGCCACTGCACCAAGCGCTTCTCCCACAGCCACCAGCTGAAGATGCATGAGAGGGTGCACACCGGAGAGAAACCGTTTCAATGTGTCTACTGTGGGAAGTGCTTCACCCAGTCCGGCCACATGAAGAAGCACCTCCTTGTCCACACTGGCGGCAGGCCACTGGACGCTGTGCTGCCCTGA
- the LOC115202357 gene encoding uncharacterized protein LOC115202357: MSVTRVLHQRISSVMGILASAAVTEICKLVDDCCGALRVEVSQSKEQILLLEKQLSLAESRYRSVSGKGLTPVTGDLPIINSSSGDSPAANADDAGNADEDEVNNLEVDGVNGNQHSLWKEVSTAPTDEAGPPTLTPGPIVSSNENTGPPAMTPDPIVTSSDIPRKQHITSFRVGESPKIQPCTTCCSLYHCPFCRPSAFKPNELHRIIPHIQSHLKSAVQNDEYIVYNCKLTCRDYPHYHCSYCDHVLCRKALFIEHFRACRKRNGIQRPARVQAQSPSVAPPLQQHPSPARRPLAPATSTPVLPLTSIPAAPSSSRPATPPSLPVALQTLNTDTPPIEKPDASASHNPVTRQDSEPSSPEAYSCPPTPQIETERPQRPSQRDVVPVQTQCDHCGIILNKKNFKVHMKRKHHEEYIAAENEEALRRYLAESKMDVPPWCRATKVQCDLCGIRLNKKNFKNHMKRKHKVNVTASAFQEAFDRCLGEQGLLVVESSLPGYTYTRTQERGRRREERDDDLFPDIDMEEEQSDRFPDAGALLAQETDLATQQSQGERVPSGMNPQRYHGLGKPHLLELPLESLVWIFRDVLRVDGKRGYWNLSLVCRTFNAILTNEIIRKYSTGKRSDPEPQ, translated from the exons ATGTCGGTAACCCGTGTTTTGCATCAACGGATAAGCTCTGTCATGGGCATACTAGCCTCAGCTGCTGTGACCGAAATTTGCAAGTTAGTGGACGATTGCTGTGGAGCGTTACGTGTAGAAGTATCTCAAAGCAAGGAGCAAATCCTATTGCTAGAGAAGCAACTCAGCCTGGCGGAGTCGAGGTACAGGTCGGTGAGTGGCAAAGGGCTGACGCCTGTCACCGGTGACTTACCAATAATCAACAGTTCTTCGGGCGATTCACCCGCGGCGAATGCCGATGATGCGGGCAACGCTGACGAAGACGAAG TTAACAATCTTGAGGTGGACGGTGTCAACGGCAATCAGCATTCTCTGTGGAAAGAGGTATCCACAGCACCAACTGATGAGGCTGGGCCCCCCACACTGACCCCTGGCCCCATAGTCAGTTCCAATGAGAACACTGGGCCCCCTGCAATGACCCCTGACCCCATAGTCACTTCCAGTGACATACCAAGAAAG CAACATATTACCAGTTTCCGAGTTGGCGAATCTCCCAAGATACAACCATGCACCACGTGCTGCTCCCTCTACCACTGCCCCTTCTGCCGACCGTCTGCATTCAAACCCAACGAGTTACACCGGATCATCCCACACATCCAGAGCCACCTGAAAAGTGCCGTTCAGAATGACG AGTACATCGTCTACAACTGCAAACTGACGTGCAGAGACTACCCTCACTACCACTGCAGCTATTGTGACCATGTTCTCTGCAGAAAAGCGTTGTTTATAGAACATTTCAGAGCTTGCAGAAAGCGGAATGGGATTCAAAGACCTGCCCGTGTCCAAGCTCAATCTCCATCTGTTGCTCCTCCCCTCCAGCAACATCCCTCTCCAGCCCGGAGACCTCTCGCCCCTGCAACATCCACACCTGTCCTGCCTCTCACATCTATACCTGCCGCCCCTTCAAGCTCCAGACCTGCCACCCCTCCGAGCTTACCAGTCGCTCTTCAAACTCTAAACACAGACACACCTCCAATAGAAAAACCAGATGCTTCTGCCAGTCACAATCCGGTCACACGCCAGGATTCGGAACCCTCTTCGCCCGAAGCGTACAGCTGCCCGCCGACGCCGCAGATTGAGACCGAGAGACCGCAAAGACCTTCTCAAAGGGACGTAGTTCCTGTGCAGACTCAGTGTGACCACTGCGGCATCATCCTGAACAAGAAGAACTTCAAGGTTCACATGAAGAGGAAACACCACGAAGAGTACATCGCTGCAGAGAACGAGGAGGCCCTGAGGAGATACCTGGCCGAATCCAAGATGGACGTGCCACCCTGGTGCCGTGCCACCAAGGTCCAGTGCGATCTCTGCGGAATCAGGCTGAATAAGAAGAATTTCAAGAACCATATGAAGAGGAAACACAAGGTGAACGTGACGGCGTCGGCCTTCCAGGAAGCTTTCGACAGGTGCCTGGGCGAACAAGGCCTGTTGGTGGTCGAGAGCTCGTTGCCCGGCTACACTTATACTAGGACGCAGGAAAGAGGAAGGCGGAGGGAAGAGCGTGACGATGACCTCTTTCCGGACATTGACATGGAAGAAGAACAAAGCGACAGGTTCCCGGACGCCGGCGCGCTACTGGCCCAGGAAACGGACCTGGCGACCCAGCAGTCGCAAGGCGAGAGAGTGCCATCTGGAATG AATCCCCAGAGGTACCATGGTCTGGGTAAACCTCATCTCCTGGAG CTTCCTCTTGAGTCGCTGGTGTGGATCTTCCGGGACGTGCTGCGTGTGGATGGGAAGAGAGGCTACTGGAACCTGTCTCTGGTCTGCAGAACCTTCAATGCCATCCTGACAAATGAAATCATCAGGAAGTACTCCACAGGGAAG AGATCTGATCCTGAACCCCAGTAG